One stretch of Siphonobacter curvatus DNA includes these proteins:
- the porK gene encoding T9SS ring complex lipoprotein PorK/GldK — MNERHMSKRLIWSLLILVPMLVVQSCGKKGNNASNGGKGGKGSRKGEVGVYNGEIVADARKGWKQPTPYGMVLIPSGSYLMGQADEDVATAQVNFNKRVTISQFFMDDTEITNNEYRQYVNAMLTDSVSVLGEEYIMSKVYPDTTVWKKDFTYHNGDPMTEYYYSSPAFDRYPVVGVSWDAARDFCRWRTSVLNDYRTNENQAAMPRFELPTESQWEWAARGGKSGAKYPWGNPYVANGKGCMLANFKPQRGNYDADGYAYTAPANMYNPNEYGLYNMAGNVAEWCLDAWADNAAVVTWDLNSDNINDDEPRKVIRGGSWKDVAYFLETGTRSWEYKDARRSYIGFRCVMQHLGMSSGREFR; from the coding sequence ATGAATGAGCGGCATATGAGTAAACGCCTCATTTGGAGTCTTCTGATTCTTGTTCCCATGCTGGTGGTACAGAGTTGCGGTAAAAAAGGTAATAATGCTAGCAACGGAGGCAAAGGTGGAAAAGGCAGTCGCAAAGGAGAGGTTGGTGTATACAATGGGGAAATTGTTGCTGACGCCCGTAAAGGCTGGAAACAACCGACTCCGTATGGTATGGTTCTGATTCCTTCGGGTTCCTACCTGATGGGACAGGCCGATGAAGATGTGGCAACCGCTCAGGTAAACTTTAACAAGCGGGTTACCATCAGCCAGTTTTTCATGGATGACACCGAAATTACCAATAACGAGTATCGTCAGTATGTAAATGCTATGCTGACGGATTCTGTATCGGTTTTGGGTGAAGAATACATCATGAGTAAAGTTTACCCGGATACAACGGTTTGGAAGAAAGACTTTACCTACCATAATGGTGACCCGATGACGGAATACTATTATTCAAGTCCGGCCTTTGACCGTTATCCTGTAGTAGGTGTAAGCTGGGATGCCGCTCGTGATTTCTGCCGTTGGCGGACGTCGGTGTTGAACGACTACCGCACGAACGAAAATCAGGCTGCCATGCCTCGTTTCGAATTACCTACTGAATCACAGTGGGAATGGGCCGCTCGTGGTGGCAAATCCGGTGCAAAGTATCCCTGGGGTAACCCTTACGTAGCAAACGGTAAAGGCTGTATGCTGGCTAACTTCAAGCCTCAGCGTGGAAATTATGATGCCGATGGCTACGCCTACACCGCTCCCGCTAATATGTACAATCCTAATGAGTACGGTTTGTATAATATGGCCGGTAACGTAGCTGAGTGGTGTTTAGATGCCTGGGCTGATAATGCTGCCGTCGTAACCTGGGATTTAAACTCTGACAACATCAATGACGATGAGCCTCGTAAGGTGATTCGTGGCGGTTCTTGGAAAGACGTAGCTTACTTCCTTGAAACTGGTACACGCTCCTGGGAATATAAAGATGCTCGTCGTTCCTATATTGGCTTCCGCTGCGTTATGCAACATTTAGGTATGTCTTCTGGACGCGAATTCCGTTAG
- a CDS encoding PorP/SprF family type IX secretion system membrane protein: MRIRYLLISFVLSLPAAQAQQRAQYSQYMLNPLVLNPAVSGLEDFIDLKAGYRNQWAGWQGAPKTFYLTAHGALNKADRTSTLPVRDPYGRPYQRSRVFPSQPAAPSHHGVGATLLRDETGPSSRTSLQVSYALHLPLTNRIKVATGVSMGFTQHTLDFDLLHVLEPNDPVIQQGKLNTFVPELNAGVLLYDPNFYVGFSASQLFFKKLDYGQTGTSDYEWLGRLYNHYFLTAGYRFELDPDWALVPSVLVKSVRPLSLSFDINAKISYQDRIWMGLSYRHQDAIVGLIGFNVNYKLNIGYSYDFTQSSVRTVSRGTHEIVVGLMFNNRQRLVCPRIF, from the coding sequence ATGCGTATACGTTACCTGCTAATCAGTTTTGTTCTTTCACTGCCCGCCGCCCAAGCTCAACAACGAGCTCAGTATAGCCAATACATGTTAAATCCGCTGGTATTAAATCCCGCCGTCAGTGGTCTGGAAGATTTCATAGACCTAAAGGCGGGCTATCGAAATCAATGGGCAGGTTGGCAGGGAGCCCCTAAAACGTTTTATCTAACGGCTCATGGAGCCCTTAACAAAGCAGATCGCACGAGTACGTTGCCCGTTCGCGATCCTTATGGTCGGCCGTATCAACGAAGTCGTGTTTTCCCTTCACAGCCCGCCGCACCTTCCCATCATGGCGTGGGAGCTACCCTGCTTCGCGATGAAACGGGACCTAGTTCACGTACTAGTTTACAAGTGAGCTACGCTTTACATCTACCACTTACGAACCGGATAAAAGTAGCTACCGGCGTCAGTATGGGTTTTACGCAACATACGCTCGATTTTGATTTGCTTCACGTACTGGAGCCTAATGACCCCGTCATTCAGCAGGGAAAGCTAAACACGTTTGTACCGGAACTCAATGCCGGGGTGCTTCTATATGATCCTAATTTTTACGTTGGCTTTTCTGCTAGTCAGCTTTTCTTCAAAAAACTGGATTATGGGCAAACCGGAACGTCTGACTACGAATGGCTGGGACGCCTGTATAACCACTACTTTCTTACGGCTGGTTATCGTTTCGAATTAGATCCGGACTGGGCCTTAGTTCCTTCGGTACTGGTCAAGTCCGTACGGCCCCTATCCCTTTCTTTCGACATTAACGCCAAGATTTCCTACCAGGATCGAATTTGGATGGGTCTTTCGTACCGACATCAGGATGCCATTGTCGGTTTGATAGGATTCAATGTTAATTACAAACTTAACATTGGCTATTCGTATGATTTCACCCAGTCTTCGGTACGCACGGTATCTCGCGGAACGCATGAGATTGTCGTTGGGCTAATGTTCAATAACCGTCAACGTCTGGTTTGCCCTCGTATCTTCTAA
- the porM gene encoding type IX secretion system motor protein PorM/GldM, with the protein MAGANETPRQRMIGMMYLVLTAMLALQVSSALIDKFILLNRSLETANSTASITNQQSVKGIKDKAAESGSLYADVIQKADAVRKLSTAMYNELDALKSQIIEKSGGFDEQGNLKNAKEEEQVAMLMVGTGGSGKAYNLKNQLNKYVTDLQAYADKGTQFSPLALDAKDDPIASKSAEQRNKDFAEMNFAQTPVPAALAVLSQKQAEVLRYENTVLDQLAAKVGLKEIKFDKIFPVISAKSSTVVAGMKYEAEMYVAATSSAITPRMSFNGAAVPMKDGRGQIQFTAQGGAYGPDGLAKKSYTATVNYPDPTGAMKTFTVTGEYFVAKPSYSIQSASLPPLYLGCANRLQFVSPQMGAMWNPSFSAQGAETIAGSQGKVTIVPNNRQVSLNVNNMGTTLGVEKFNVRRVPAPQLVPFGNGQKLDVRKGVPASQLRVLEVRAIADEDFAASNPEDAKFRVNDVQISLARGSKRVAGPVSQGNIASLAAAAQAGDRYVIEVKGYQRQNFQGKVSSTTINEPITVPLN; encoded by the coding sequence ATGGCAGGTGCCAATGAAACACCCCGGCAGCGAATGATCGGGATGATGTACCTGGTACTGACAGCAATGCTGGCCTTGCAGGTGAGTTCGGCTTTGATTGATAAATTCATTTTGTTGAACCGAAGCCTTGAAACGGCTAACAGTACCGCAAGTATTACAAACCAACAGTCAGTAAAAGGAATTAAGGATAAAGCAGCAGAAAGCGGAAGTCTTTACGCGGATGTCATTCAGAAAGCTGATGCGGTTCGGAAACTTTCTACGGCTATGTACAATGAACTGGATGCATTAAAATCACAGATCATTGAAAAAAGTGGTGGATTTGACGAGCAGGGTAACCTGAAAAACGCGAAAGAAGAAGAACAAGTTGCCATGCTGATGGTTGGAACGGGTGGAAGCGGTAAAGCTTACAACCTTAAGAATCAGCTTAACAAGTATGTAACGGACTTACAAGCCTATGCAGACAAGGGTACTCAGTTCTCTCCGCTGGCTTTAGATGCAAAGGATGATCCGATCGCGAGTAAAAGTGCAGAGCAACGGAATAAAGATTTCGCTGAAATGAACTTTGCTCAAACGCCAGTTCCCGCGGCTTTGGCAGTATTGAGCCAGAAGCAAGCTGAAGTTTTGCGTTACGAAAACACCGTACTCGATCAGTTGGCTGCCAAAGTGGGTTTGAAAGAGATCAAGTTTGACAAGATCTTCCCAGTCATTTCTGCAAAGTCCAGCACGGTTGTAGCAGGGATGAAGTACGAAGCAGAAATGTATGTAGCGGCTACGTCTAGTGCTATTACGCCTCGTATGAGCTTTAACGGAGCGGCTGTACCCATGAAAGATGGTCGCGGTCAGATTCAGTTTACGGCTCAGGGTGGTGCATATGGCCCGGACGGTTTAGCTAAGAAATCCTATACGGCTACGGTAAACTATCCAGATCCTACAGGAGCAATGAAAACGTTTACCGTGACGGGTGAATACTTTGTAGCGAAGCCTTCATATAGTATTCAATCGGCTTCTTTGCCTCCGTTATATCTGGGTTGTGCCAACCGTTTGCAATTCGTAAGTCCGCAGATGGGAGCGATGTGGAATCCTTCTTTCAGTGCTCAAGGAGCCGAAACGATTGCAGGTAGCCAAGGTAAAGTAACGATTGTACCCAACAATCGCCAAGTAAGTCTGAACGTGAATAACATGGGTACTACACTCGGCGTTGAAAAATTTAATGTTCGTCGTGTACCAGCTCCGCAATTAGTTCCGTTTGGTAATGGACAGAAGTTGGATGTGCGGAAAGGTGTTCCAGCCAGCCAGCTTCGGGTATTGGAAGTTCGGGCCATTGCGGATGAAGATTTCGCGGCTTCAAATCCTGAAGATGCCAAGTTCCGGGTGAATGATGTACAAATTTCACTAGCCCGTGGATCAAAACGAGTGGCTGGTCCAGTGAGTCAGGGAAATATTGCTTCCTTGGCAGCTGCTGCTCAAGCAGGCGATCGTTACGTAATTGAAGTAAAAGGGTACCAACGTCAGAATTTCCAAGGAAAAGTTTCAAGCACTACGATTAATGAACCTATTACTGTGCCGTTGAACTAA
- the porN gene encoding type IX secretion system ring subunit PorN/GldN, with translation MTKLRGFAGLTLSLVVAGSVYAQEPTPMPEQAPPANLQAAPTNTQPRVLGAEQRAPMNDQRTAMAERNRASESLRPIDDEDIMYKTTLWRRMDLQETQNQPFFSTNNEITRYLIDGMKAGVLKAYKNDSLVTELTPEQFQTNLRMEGTGAGLSDEEKAAGFGDPAPAGDDGWGDSAKKKDTKKPAAPAAGGVDDGWGGTTGAKKDTSGFDQPSYADDNSAYEYFPTDITVLELKEDYVFDKRRSRQYYDMKSITLIIPAAKTSTGLDREVASFRYKDVDQYFRSNPKKFIWYNNQNNAKHLNMADAFDLRLFSSRILKQSNSKNAYLSQIYGGEKEGLVKAQQLEYKLMEWEHNLWEY, from the coding sequence ATGACGAAATTGAGAGGATTTGCGGGACTAACCTTGTCACTGGTAGTGGCAGGATCGGTCTATGCTCAGGAGCCAACACCCATGCCCGAGCAGGCTCCCCCAGCCAACTTGCAGGCAGCTCCAACCAATACCCAACCCCGGGTACTGGGAGCCGAGCAACGTGCTCCGATGAACGATCAGCGGACGGCAATGGCGGAACGGAACCGTGCTTCTGAATCTTTGCGACCCATTGATGACGAAGATATTATGTATAAAACGACGCTTTGGCGTCGAATGGACCTCCAGGAAACCCAAAATCAGCCTTTCTTTTCGACGAATAACGAGATTACTCGCTATCTAATCGATGGGATGAAAGCAGGCGTACTGAAGGCTTACAAAAATGATTCTTTAGTTACGGAACTAACACCCGAACAATTCCAGACGAACCTTCGCATGGAAGGTACGGGTGCCGGGCTTTCAGACGAAGAAAAAGCCGCTGGTTTTGGTGATCCAGCTCCAGCTGGCGATGATGGTTGGGGCGATAGTGCAAAGAAGAAAGATACGAAAAAGCCTGCTGCTCCGGCAGCCGGTGGCGTAGATGACGGCTGGGGAGGTACTACGGGTGCTAAGAAAGATACCAGTGGTTTCGATCAGCCCTCGTATGCTGATGATAATTCGGCTTACGAGTATTTCCCTACGGATATTACGGTCTTGGAATTAAAAGAGGACTATGTATTCGACAAGCGTCGCTCACGTCAGTACTACGACATGAAATCCATTACATTGATTATCCCAGCGGCGAAAACTTCTACGGGTCTGGATCGTGAAGTGGCTTCATTCCGTTACAAAGATGTGGATCAGTATTTCCGCAGTAATCCGAAGAAATTTATCTGGTATAACAATCAGAATAACGCGAAACACCTCAATATGGCCGATGCCTTTGATTTGCGGTTGTTCTCTTCTCGGATTCTGAAGCAATCAAATTCCAAAAATGCTTACTTGTCTCAAATTTATGGAGGCGAAAAAGAAGGTCTGGTTAAGGCTCAGCAGTTGGAGTACAAACTCATGGAGTGGGAACACAACTTGTGGGAATACTAG
- a CDS encoding TonB-dependent receptor domain-containing protein, protein MNLFFKRAMIKYLFFLFAMLSLGTAFAQFPAAPGGQPKAIPGTDMDTSPKGNSKVSGFVVDSALTKAVEFASVALYSKATNKPVDGTVADDKGKFTLNRVAEGNYKLLITFIGYTAKTVDNVVVKKGEDLDLGVIKLSASTRTLQEVTVTGQRELIEEKVDRMVYNAEKDITAKGGDAGDILRKVPMLSVDLDGNVQLRGSSNVRVLINGKPSTIVAQSVADALKLIPSEMIKSVEVITSPSAKYDAEGSGGIINIITKKNTLQGLTLNIDSGVGNRGANLGLNGNYRRGKLGFSLNGFGRASYNVKNKNVNDQTSIVEGVQTLTNQTSTGMNQNLFGRYSLGMDYDISKTASLNGNISFGTRNGNNTQDLVTGRYRGGVMTGSDARHIDTKDFSNTVDANIDYTKTFKPQQELSISGQFSRNNRTNNYLAELMDGEGTIGSRQKNDNESYNQETTIQVDYQTPIGKTQLVEFGGKSIFRQVQSDYKYFVAPGENGAFITDTTRTNNQLNYDQNVMAGYATYQLSTKNKWYFKAGARYERTFINADFKVGFSSLDIPDYNNLVPSINISKSIGAGTLKWGYNLRLQRPGIQSLNPNVNIANPVNVSLGNPYLRPELTDNVEMSYSTSINKTYLNFTGFYRHTGNSIEQVRSNVRDIKQVFEGTAYGTVLNSVLEGVAADAIVTTSSNIGKQEVVGVNVFGNVSITPKISVGGGTDIMYSMLSNGSNTTLRASNSGFNVSGRFNLSISLKNSWAVQGFGFIRGRQIQLQGTQGGMAFYNLGVRKEFKDKKASLGLGLENFLNFNGFKVRNSFDSPAFSQRSVNTLYNTGVRVTFSYRIGKMSFDQPQRRRGKGVNNDDIKSGGEGDGGGQPQNQQPQNGTPGGNRPGGGRPGGQRN, encoded by the coding sequence ATGAATCTGTTCTTTAAACGAGCCATGATTAAATATTTATTTTTCCTTTTTGCTATGCTTTCCTTGGGGACGGCTTTTGCTCAGTTTCCTGCTGCTCCGGGAGGCCAGCCCAAGGCTATTCCTGGTACTGATATGGATACGAGTCCGAAGGGTAATTCTAAGGTTTCGGGATTCGTAGTGGATTCGGCGTTAACGAAAGCCGTAGAATTTGCGAGTGTAGCCTTGTACAGTAAGGCAACGAATAAACCCGTCGATGGTACGGTAGCGGACGACAAAGGTAAATTTACTTTGAATCGCGTGGCCGAAGGAAACTACAAACTGCTGATCACCTTCATTGGTTATACGGCTAAAACGGTTGATAACGTAGTCGTCAAAAAAGGCGAAGACCTTGATTTGGGCGTAATCAAACTTTCAGCTTCTACCCGTACTCTTCAGGAAGTAACGGTAACTGGCCAACGTGAATTGATTGAAGAGAAAGTAGATCGCATGGTCTACAACGCAGAAAAAGATATTACGGCGAAAGGGGGCGATGCGGGTGACATCTTACGGAAAGTTCCGATGCTATCCGTGGATTTGGACGGAAACGTTCAATTACGTGGAAGTTCGAACGTACGCGTGCTTATCAATGGTAAGCCTTCAACCATTGTTGCTCAAAGTGTAGCAGATGCCCTTAAGCTGATTCCTTCCGAAATGATCAAGAGCGTCGAAGTCATTACGTCACCTTCGGCTAAATACGACGCAGAGGGTTCCGGCGGGATCATCAATATTATCACGAAGAAAAATACGCTTCAAGGACTTACGCTGAACATTGACTCGGGCGTGGGTAACCGCGGAGCTAATTTAGGCTTGAACGGAAACTACCGTCGGGGCAAACTTGGCTTTTCGCTGAATGGTTTTGGCCGGGCCAGCTATAATGTAAAGAATAAAAACGTCAACGATCAGACGAGTATCGTTGAAGGTGTTCAAACCCTGACGAATCAAACGTCAACCGGGATGAACCAGAATTTATTCGGCCGCTATTCATTGGGTATGGATTATGACATTTCCAAAACGGCTTCATTAAACGGAAATATAAGCTTCGGAACCCGAAACGGAAACAATACGCAGGATCTGGTAACCGGTCGCTATCGGGGTGGTGTAATGACGGGTAGCGATGCCCGACATATTGATACCAAAGATTTTTCTAATACCGTAGATGCCAATATTGACTATACCAAGACCTTTAAGCCTCAACAAGAACTGAGTATTTCGGGTCAGTTTAGCCGGAATAATCGTACGAATAATTACCTAGCCGAATTAATGGACGGCGAAGGAACGATTGGAAGTCGTCAGAAAAACGATAACGAAAGCTATAACCAGGAAACCACCATCCAAGTCGATTATCAGACCCCGATTGGAAAAACGCAACTGGTAGAATTCGGTGGGAAAAGCATTTTCCGTCAGGTACAAAGTGATTACAAATACTTCGTCGCCCCCGGTGAAAATGGAGCTTTCATCACCGATACGACCCGGACAAACAACCAGCTGAATTACGATCAGAATGTAATGGCGGGTTATGCAACCTACCAGTTGTCCACTAAAAATAAATGGTACTTCAAAGCAGGTGCACGATACGAACGTACTTTCATTAATGCCGATTTCAAAGTAGGCTTCAGTTCACTGGATATTCCAGATTATAACAACTTAGTCCCTAGTATCAATATCTCTAAGTCCATTGGAGCGGGTACGCTGAAATGGGGGTACAACCTGCGTTTGCAGCGGCCCGGTATTCAATCGCTGAACCCGAACGTAAACATTGCCAACCCAGTCAACGTCAGTTTAGGAAACCCATACTTGCGTCCGGAATTAACTGACAACGTAGAAATGTCGTATAGTACGTCTATCAATAAAACGTACCTGAACTTTACGGGTTTCTACCGGCATACGGGTAATTCAATTGAGCAAGTACGTTCTAACGTGCGGGACATCAAACAAGTCTTCGAAGGAACTGCTTATGGAACAGTACTGAACTCAGTACTTGAAGGCGTGGCTGCCGATGCTATTGTAACTACTTCGAGTAACATTGGAAAGCAGGAAGTCGTTGGGGTTAACGTATTCGGGAACGTCAGTATTACCCCTAAGATTTCAGTTGGTGGTGGTACGGACATTATGTACTCGATGCTGAGCAACGGTAGCAATACTACGTTACGGGCGTCCAATTCAGGTTTCAACGTAAGTGGTCGTTTCAACCTCTCGATTAGCCTTAAAAATAGCTGGGCAGTACAGGGTTTTGGTTTTATTCGGGGCCGCCAGATTCAGCTACAGGGAACGCAGGGTGGAATGGCCTTCTACAACCTGGGCGTACGGAAAGAATTCAAGGACAAAAAGGCCAGTCTAGGCTTAGGTTTAGAGAACTTCCTCAATTTCAATGGTTTCAAGGTACGCAACAGCTTTGATTCGCCGGCCTTTAGTCAACGGAGTGTGAATACGCTTTATAACACCGGCGTACGGGTGACGTTCAGCTACCGAATCGGCAAGATGAGCTTCGATCAACCGCAACGCCGTCGGGGTAAGGGTGTAAACAATGACGATATTAAGAGCGGTGGAGAAGGAGACGGTGGCGGTCAGCCCCAGAACCAGCAGCCGCAGAACGGTACGCCGGGAGGTAATCGTCCGGGTGGAGGCCGTCCGGGTGGACAACGCAACTAA
- the uvrC gene encoding excinuclease ABC subunit UvrC has translation MAFDYKQELTRIPHQPGVYRYFDEEGTVIYVGKAKDLRNRVSSYFQNSRDHDRKTKRLVSYIRKIEFTIVPTEFDALLLENSLIKQYQPRFNILLRDDKMYPFICITNERFPRVITMRRVDRKLGTFFGPYANVKAMHSLLEMFGQLYPIRTCSYALTQANIDNRKFKVCLEYHIGRCKGPCEGLETEEAYNRKIEQIKQILKGNLQIPRQFLQEQMTDAAQRLDFEEAQEWKEKLELFENFQSRSTVVNPNIGNVDVCTIVSDETTAFLNFMRVVNGFISQTHTFEVKKKLDETDEDIMTMWAWELRTQYGSEAKEIITNLPLSLELKGLTNTVPQIGDKRKLMEVSLKNVLFFRKEKSDRKVAEDTAGNPKMRVLMTLKNDLQLKTIPRHIECFDNSNIQGTNPVSAMVCFMDGLPSKKDYRHFIPKTVEGPNDFATMKEVVGRRYARLLEEGLSLPDLIIVDGGKGQLSAACEALKELKLYGQVPIVGIAKRLEEIYFPEDPIPLYIDKRSESLKLIQRLRDEAHRFGITHHRDRRSKAFLVSELEEIEGIGKITAAKLLKYFKTMKAVREASFEEIEKVMGKDKAQKIRSYFETAKA, from the coding sequence ATGGCATTTGATTATAAACAGGAATTAACGAGAATCCCGCACCAGCCGGGTGTATACCGCTATTTTGATGAGGAGGGAACCGTAATCTACGTGGGTAAAGCCAAAGATTTGCGGAACCGGGTAAGCAGTTATTTCCAGAATTCCCGTGATCACGACCGGAAAACCAAACGGCTGGTTTCATATATCCGCAAGATTGAGTTTACGATTGTTCCTACGGAATTCGACGCCCTGCTGCTCGAAAACTCCCTGATTAAGCAGTATCAGCCTCGCTTCAATATTCTGTTGCGAGATGATAAAATGTACCCCTTCATCTGCATTACCAACGAGCGTTTTCCCCGCGTGATTACCATGCGTCGGGTGGATCGTAAGCTGGGCACGTTCTTCGGACCCTACGCCAATGTGAAGGCCATGCACAGTCTGCTAGAAATGTTTGGGCAGCTCTATCCCATCCGTACCTGTAGCTACGCTCTTACGCAAGCCAATATTGATAATCGGAAATTTAAAGTTTGTCTGGAGTATCACATTGGCCGGTGTAAGGGCCCCTGTGAGGGACTGGAAACGGAAGAAGCCTATAATCGCAAAATTGAGCAGATCAAGCAGATTCTAAAGGGTAATCTACAGATCCCCCGGCAGTTTCTACAGGAACAAATGACCGATGCCGCCCAGCGACTGGACTTTGAAGAGGCTCAGGAGTGGAAAGAAAAATTGGAGTTGTTTGAGAACTTCCAGAGCCGGAGTACGGTCGTAAACCCCAACATTGGTAACGTAGACGTTTGTACCATCGTTTCGGATGAGACGACGGCCTTTCTCAATTTCATGCGGGTGGTTAATGGCTTCATCAGTCAGACGCATACGTTCGAAGTCAAAAAGAAACTCGACGAAACTGACGAGGACATTATGACCATGTGGGCCTGGGAATTACGGACGCAGTACGGTTCGGAAGCGAAGGAAATCATTACCAATCTACCTTTATCGCTTGAATTAAAAGGACTGACCAACACCGTACCTCAGATCGGCGATAAGCGAAAGCTCATGGAAGTTTCGCTAAAAAATGTGCTGTTCTTCCGCAAAGAAAAGTCTGATCGAAAAGTGGCTGAAGACACCGCAGGCAATCCCAAAATGCGGGTACTGATGACGCTGAAGAATGACTTGCAGCTTAAAACTATACCCCGGCACATCGAATGTTTCGATAACTCCAACATTCAGGGCACAAACCCGGTATCGGCCATGGTGTGCTTTATGGACGGTTTGCCTTCTAAAAAAGATTATCGCCACTTTATTCCCAAAACGGTAGAAGGGCCGAATGACTTTGCTACGATGAAAGAAGTCGTAGGTCGTCGCTATGCCCGTTTACTGGAAGAAGGTTTGTCCTTACCGGATCTGATTATCGTCGATGGTGGTAAGGGGCAATTATCGGCCGCGTGCGAGGCTTTGAAAGAGCTTAAACTTTATGGCCAAGTACCCATTGTAGGTATTGCCAAACGGCTGGAAGAAATTTATTTCCCCGAAGACCCGATCCCGCTTTACATCGACAAGCGTTCCGAAAGTCTCAAGCTCATCCAGCGACTCCGGGATGAGGCTCACCGCTTCGGCATCACCCATCACCGGGATCGCCGTAGCAAAGCCTTTTTGGTTAGTGAGCTGGAAGAAATCGAGGGAATTGGCAAGATAACGGCCGCCAAACTGCTCAAGTATTTTAAAACCATGAAAGCCGTACGGGAGGCTTCGTTTGAAGAGATTGAAAAAGTGATGGGAAAAGACAAAGCTCAGAAAATCAGAAGCTACTTTGAAACGGCAAAAGCGTAG
- the porL gene encoding type IX secretion system motor protein PorL/GldL encodes MAAKRNVFFDKILPVVYSVGAAVVILGALFKIQHRPGADEMLTIGMGTEAVIFLLFALQQFVAPTADYQWEKVYPELDDNYKGELPTRSAAPAVAASPNLGLMAKMDDMLANAKVSPDVFNSLGTGLRSLTDTVGKLGQITDATVATNEYAKNVKIAAGSLQEMNKSYGTAVSAMSDMASATMDAKEYRVKFQQITQTMGALNAVYELELQDTQKHLKAMNAFYGNLASAMDNMQEASKDAQQFKNEMGRLTNNLQSLNNIYGGMLSAMKGVQ; translated from the coding sequence ATGGCGGCGAAACGTAACGTCTTCTTCGACAAAATTCTTCCTGTAGTTTATAGTGTTGGGGCCGCTGTTGTAATCTTGGGGGCTCTTTTTAAAATTCAGCACCGCCCTGGAGCCGATGAAATGCTGACCATCGGTATGGGTACGGAAGCCGTTATTTTCCTTTTGTTTGCTTTACAGCAATTCGTAGCTCCTACCGCTGATTACCAGTGGGAAAAAGTATATCCTGAATTAGATGATAATTACAAAGGAGAGTTACCCACGCGTAGTGCTGCTCCCGCAGTAGCGGCTTCTCCTAACTTGGGTCTGATGGCCAAGATGGACGATATGCTGGCTAATGCCAAGGTATCCCCTGACGTGTTTAATAGTCTAGGTACGGGTTTACGTAGCCTAACGGATACCGTTGGCAAATTAGGCCAGATCACGGACGCTACGGTAGCTACGAACGAATACGCTAAAAACGTAAAAATCGCTGCGGGCTCTTTGCAAGAAATGAACAAGTCTTACGGAACGGCTGTTTCGGCCATGTCTGATATGGCTAGTGCAACGATGGATGCGAAAGAATACCGCGTGAAATTCCAACAGATTACGCAAACGATGGGTGCTCTTAACGCAGTGTACGAATTAGAACTGCAGGATACCCAGAAACACCTGAAGGCGATGAACGCTTTCTACGGTAATCTGGCTTCAGCCATGGATAACATGCAGGAAGCTTCTAAAGATGCTCAGCAATTCAAGAATGAAATGGGCCGCCTGACCAACAACTTACAGTCGCTCAATAACATTTACGGCGGTATGTTGTCGGCCATGAAAGGCGTACAATAA